The window GTCTGAAAAGACTTGGCGATTCTGGGGCATTTATGTACATATGTGTAAAATTGAAACCTTAAGAGAATCGTATCGTCTGGCACGAAAGAACAATGGAGCGCCAGGTATTGACAAGATGACCTTTGAGGATATAGAAAGAAACGGTGTTGAATCGTTTCTTCACCAGATACACAATGAACTTAAATCAGAGACTTACTACCCTTTACGAAACCGTCTAAAAGAAATACCAAAAGCAAGCGGAAAAGGTATGCGCAAGCTTTTAATTCCTTCTATACGGGATCGTGTGGTTCAGGGTGCTTTAAAACTCATTCTCGAACCTATTTTTGAAGCAGACTTTCAACAAGGATCTTATGGATACCGACCTAGTAAAAATGCACAAGAAGCAGTGCAAAGAATAGCAGATGATCTCGTTAAGAAGAAAGGAAACGTCATTGATGCCGATCTTAAGGATTATTATGACAGCATCAGACATGATATTCTTCTTACCAAATTAGCTAAAAGAGTTAAAGATTCATCTGTTATGAGGCTTCTGAAGCTAATAATTAAGGCGGGAGGTAAAAGTGGAATTTGTCAAGGAGGCCCTTTATCACCTCTGTTAAGCAACATCTATCTGACTTCAGTGGATGAGATGCTTGAAAGAGCAAAAGAGGCTACAAAGATTGTAATTCAAGGCAAAAGCTACACTAATCTAGAATATTATAGATGGGCCGATGACATTGTGATTTTAGTTGATAGTTATCAAAAATGGGAATGGCTCTTTAAAACTGCTTATAAAAGGCTTCGAGAAGAACTTAGTAAGATTGGAGTTACGCTGAACACTGATAAAACTAGACTTGTGTATGCAGAAAAAGGTAACACTTTCTCTTTCCTTGGTTTCCGCTTCAAACGAATACGGACAAGGCAAGGAAAAGAAGGAGTACTGCGCCTCCCTAAAATAGAAAGTCGTACAAAACTGTTGAGAAAGCTCAAAGAAGTATTCCGACAACATCGATCACATCATGTAAGACAAGTTATCGATGAGATCAACCCAATTCTAAGAGGTTGGGTATCCTATTTTAGGATCGGGAACTCAAGTGAATGCTTTGCATTTATCAAAGACTGGATAGAAAAGAAGCTGAGAAGACATCTTATGTATGCCCAAAAGCGTCAAGGATTTGGATGGAAGAGATGGAGTAAAGAGACACTTTATAAAACCTTAGGGTTATATAATGGATACCACCTCTTGAAAGTAACTCCTGTTCAATTAGGTCTCATAAACTTGGATACGAAATTCTAAGGGAAAGCCCGTTGCGGGAAAACCGCACGGCGGGTTTGACGTGGCGGGGGCAGGAAACGTGGCTCTTGAGTTTGAGTGTGCGCGCCTGACCTCGACCCTACTGACTTAATGCTTTATATCCACATGGCTGTGTTGCTTAATGAATTATTTTTCCCTAAAACTGATCCTTTTACCGCATCCTTACTTTCTGCCTTTGCTTTTTGCTCCTCTTATATATTAAGACCATTTGGAGCTTTAATCTTTGGTTTTATTGGTGATTTCATAGGCAGAAAATCTGTTATAGTTATTACGACTATAATAATGGTAATAACCTGTACGACAATTGCCGTCTTACCAACATATGCACAAATAGGAATTACCGCCTCTTGGATTATTACAATATGCCGTATGGTACAAGGAATGGCCGCAAGTGCCGAATCTAGGGGAGCAGAAATTTATATTACAGAAAGCATAAAACCACCTCTGCAATATCCTTTAGTAGCAATAATTACCGTTTTTTCGGCAGTGGGCACAAGTTTTGCTCTTGGTATAAGCTCCATTTTTACTAACGTCAATATTTTTGGTACAGAAAACCAGTACTGGAGAGTAG of the Candidatus Megaera polyxenophila genome contains:
- a CDS encoding group II intron reverse transcriptase/maturase, which gives rise to MIKTPILLQDLRKKIYIQAKSEKTWRFWGIYVHMCKIETLRESYRLARKNNGAPGIDKMTFEDIERNGVESFLHQIHNELKSETYYPLRNRLKEIPKASGKGMRKLLIPSIRDRVVQGALKLILEPIFEADFQQGSYGYRPSKNAQEAVQRIADDLVKKKGNVIDADLKDYYDSIRHDILLTKLAKRVKDSSVMRLLKLIIKAGGKSGICQGGPLSPLLSNIYLTSVDEMLERAKEATKIVIQGKSYTNLEYYRWADDIVILVDSYQKWEWLFKTAYKRLREELSKIGVTLNTDKTRLVYAEKGNTFSFLGFRFKRIRTRQGKEGVLRLPKIESRTKLLRKLKEVFRQHRSHHVRQVIDEINPILRGWVSYFRIGNSSECFAFIKDWIEKKLRRHLMYAQKRQGFGWKRWSKETLYKTLGLYNGYHLLKVTPVQLGLINLDTKF